One stretch of Macadamia integrifolia cultivar HAES 741 unplaced genomic scaffold, SCU_Mint_v3 scaffold635, whole genome shotgun sequence DNA includes these proteins:
- the LOC122069545 gene encoding uncharacterized protein LOC122069545, with the protein MKAPRPLGKSPKGRDKCWYCDYHKEHNHSNNRCRDLMAKIEELIQKGYLRRFRAREEGGGGREVLQLRQDPGQKEKDRDDSQHQRRRHSSPGREVGSHQRAFKVERVLVDNGSSTDIMFWEVFQRMELEEKYLRPVTTPLYGFIGSLVQPKGMIELQIRVGLGELQKSVMANFSVVDIPSAYNIILGRPSLNNLKAVVSTFHLKMKFPMERGVRGCRGDQLESRRCYVNTLKETKKLKDIFVLEVDD; encoded by the exons ATGAAGGCACCAAGGCCCCTAGGTAAGTCCCCTAAAGGTCGTGACAAATGCTGGTACTGTGACTATCATAAAGAGCACAACCACTCGAACAACCGTTGTAGAGACTTAATGGCAAAAATTGAGGAGCTCATCCAGAAGGGATATCTGAGGAGGTTTAGGGCGAGAGAAGAAGGAGGTGGAGGGAGAGAGGTTTTGCAGCTGAGGCAGGACCCAGGTCAGAAGGAAAAGGATCGTGATGACTCTCAACACCAGCGGAGGCGTCATAGCAGCCCTGGTCGAGAGGTAGGGTCACATCAaa GGGCGTTCAAGGTTGAGAGGGTGTTGGTCGATAACGGCAGCTCGACAGACATTATGTTTTGGGAAGTATTCCAGAGAATGGAGCTGGAGGAGAAATACTTGAGGCCAGTTACCACCCCACTGTACGGCTTCATAGGATCACTTGTTCAACCAAAAGGGATGATAGAGCTCCAGATCCGTGTTGGTTTAGGTGAGTTGCAAAAGTCTGTTATGGCTAATTTTTCGGTGGTTGATATTCCTTCAGCATATAATATCATCTTGGGAAGGCCAAGCCTCAACAACCTCAAAGCAGTAGTCTCCACTTtccacctcaagatgaagttcccaatGGAGAGGGGAGTCAGAGGATGCAGAGGCGACCAGCTAGAGTCAAGAAGATGCTATGTGAATACCCTCAAAGAAACGAAGAAGTTGAAGGACATCTTTGTGTTGGAGGTTGACGACTAG